A window of Natrinema versiforme contains these coding sequences:
- a CDS encoding 50S ribosomal protein L3, whose protein sequence is MPQANTPRKGSLGFGPRKRATSEVPRFNSWPDTDGQPTLQGFAGYKAGMTHVVMVDDKANSPTEGMEETVPVTIVETPPMRAVALRAYEDTPYGMKPITEVWTDEFVPELDRVLDLPGDDYDTDASEDELRGLLEEGRVDDVRVITHTVPGDVPSVPKKKPDVMETRVGGGSVDDRVEFALETVADGGEHVMNDVFRAGEYVDASGVTKGKGTQGPVKRWGVQKRKGKHARQGWRRRIGNLGPWNPSRVRSTVPQQGQMGYHQRTELNKRLVDIGDGADATVDGGFVNYGEVDGPHALIKGSLPGPQQRLVRFRPAIRPGDQPRLDPEVRYVSTASNQG, encoded by the coding sequence ATGCCACAAGCAAATACACCACGCAAAGGCTCACTCGGGTTCGGCCCACGAAAGCGTGCGACCAGCGAGGTCCCACGCTTTAACTCGTGGCCGGACACTGACGGACAGCCGACGCTCCAGGGCTTCGCGGGCTACAAGGCCGGCATGACCCACGTCGTCATGGTCGACGATAAAGCGAACTCGCCGACCGAAGGGATGGAAGAGACCGTCCCCGTGACGATCGTGGAGACGCCGCCGATGCGCGCCGTCGCACTGCGAGCATACGAAGACACGCCGTACGGTATGAAGCCGATAACCGAGGTCTGGACCGACGAGTTCGTTCCCGAACTCGATCGCGTTCTCGACCTTCCCGGTGACGACTACGACACCGACGCCTCCGAAGACGAGCTTCGGGGCCTCCTCGAGGAGGGTCGCGTCGACGACGTCCGCGTCATCACCCACACGGTCCCGGGGGACGTTCCCTCGGTGCCCAAGAAGAAACCGGACGTGATGGAAACGCGCGTCGGCGGCGGCTCCGTCGACGACCGCGTCGAGTTCGCCCTCGAGACCGTCGCAGACGGTGGCGAACACGTCATGAACGACGTCTTCCGCGCCGGCGAGTACGTCGACGCGAGCGGCGTCACGAAAGGGAAAGGGACCCAGGGTCCCGTCAAGCGATGGGGCGTCCAGAAACGCAAGGGCAAGCACGCCCGGCAGGGCTGGCGCCGCCGCATCGGTAACCTCGGCCCGTGGAACCCGTCCCGCGTTCGGTCGACGGTTCCCCAGCAGGGCCAGATGGGCTACCACCAGCGGACGGAACTGAACAAGCGCCTCGTCGACATCGGCGACGGCGCAGACGCGACGGTCGACGGCGGCTTCGTCAACTACGGCGAAGTCGACGGACCGCACGCGCTGATCAAGGGCTCGCTCCCCGGACCGCAACAGCGCCTCGTGCGCTTCCGTCCGGCGATCCGACCCGGAGACCAGCCGCGCCTCGATCCCGAGGTGCGCTACGTCTCCACCGCATCCAACCAGGGATAA
- a CDS encoding glutamate-5-semialdehyde dehydrogenase → MTETDIERDVDEAQTAALALAKLGDEERSAALHEIADAIEARTDEILAENETDVEEGERLLEDGEYTQALVDRLKLSESKIEDIAEMVRSVAEQDDPLGKTLSARELDEDLELYKVAVPIGVVGTVFESRPDALVQIAALGLKSGNAVILKGGSEALHSNRILFEIIEDAAADAGIPDGWAQHIEAREDVDALLEMDDAIDLLMPRGSSAFVSYIQDNTSIPVLGHTEGICHVYVDDEADLSMAEDIAYDAKVQYPAVCNAVETLLVHEDVAETFLPAIADRYETADVEIRGDETARDIVDVEAATDADWDTEYGDLIVSIRVVDSLEAAIDHVTTHGSKHTESIVTEDADRASAFMRSLDSASVFHNASTRFADGYRFGLGAEVGISTGKIHARGPVGLEGLTTYKYHLEGDGHLVATYAGEDAAPFTHQEFDGEWTPGRLSDE, encoded by the coding sequence ATGACTGAGACCGACATCGAACGGGACGTCGACGAGGCACAGACCGCGGCCTTAGCGCTCGCGAAACTGGGAGACGAGGAGCGGAGCGCGGCCCTCCACGAGATCGCCGACGCGATCGAAGCCCGCACGGACGAGATCCTCGCGGAGAACGAGACGGACGTCGAGGAAGGCGAGCGACTGCTCGAGGACGGCGAGTACACGCAGGCGCTGGTCGACCGGCTCAAACTCTCCGAGTCGAAGATCGAGGACATCGCCGAGATGGTCCGCAGCGTCGCCGAACAGGACGACCCGCTCGGCAAGACGCTCTCGGCCAGAGAGCTCGACGAGGACCTCGAACTCTACAAGGTCGCCGTCCCGATCGGCGTCGTCGGAACGGTCTTCGAGTCCCGGCCCGACGCGCTCGTCCAGATCGCCGCGCTCGGCCTGAAATCCGGCAATGCGGTCATCCTGAAAGGCGGTAGCGAGGCGCTGCACTCGAACCGCATCCTCTTCGAGATCATCGAGGACGCCGCGGCCGACGCCGGAATCCCGGACGGTTGGGCCCAGCACATCGAGGCTCGCGAGGACGTCGACGCCTTGCTCGAGATGGACGACGCGATCGACCTCCTCATGCCCCGCGGCAGCTCCGCGTTCGTGAGCTACATTCAGGACAACACGAGCATCCCGGTGCTCGGCCACACGGAGGGGATCTGCCACGTCTACGTCGACGACGAGGCGGATCTCTCCATGGCCGAGGACATCGCCTACGACGCCAAGGTCCAGTATCCGGCGGTCTGTAACGCCGTCGAGACCCTGCTGGTCCACGAGGATGTCGCCGAGACGTTCCTGCCGGCGATCGCCGACCGCTACGAAACCGCCGACGTCGAGATCCGCGGCGACGAGACCGCGCGCGACATCGTCGACGTCGAAGCCGCGACCGACGCCGACTGGGACACCGAGTACGGCGACCTCATCGTCTCGATCCGCGTCGTCGACTCGCTCGAGGCGGCGATCGATCACGTCACCACCCACGGCTCGAAACACACCGAGTCGATCGTGACCGAGGACGCCGACCGCGCGAGCGCGTTCATGCGCAGCCTCGACTCCGCGAGCGTCTTCCACAATGCGTCGACCCGCTTTGCCGACGGCTACCGGTTCGGCCTCGGCGCCGAGGTCGGCATCAGCACGGGCAAGATCCACGCCCGCGGCCCCGTCGGGCTCGAGGGGCTGACGACCTACAAGTACCACCTCGAGGGCGACGGCCACCTCGTCGCCACCTACGCCGGCGAGGACGCCGCGCCGTTTACACATCAGGAGTTCGACGGCGAGTGGACCCCCGGCCGGCTGTCCGACGAGTAG
- a CDS encoding MTH1187 family thiamine-binding protein produces MTVVALLSVAPVIEDSMADEVANAVDALEEYDVTYETNPMGTVIEAETTDELFSAAQAAHDAVDADRVSTVLKIDDKRTRDVDASEKVEAVEEHLGRPATNREG; encoded by the coding sequence ATGACGGTAGTCGCACTACTGAGCGTCGCACCGGTAATCGAGGACAGCATGGCCGACGAAGTCGCGAACGCGGTCGACGCGCTCGAGGAGTACGACGTTACCTACGAGACGAACCCGATGGGGACGGTGATCGAGGCCGAGACGACGGATGAACTCTTTTCGGCCGCACAGGCGGCTCACGATGCCGTCGACGCCGACCGCGTGAGTACGGTGCTGAAAATCGACGATAAACGGACTCGAGACGTCGACGCGTCGGAGAAGGTCGAGGCCGTCGAAGAGCACCTCGGTCGGCCGGCGACGAATCGCGAGGGGTAG
- the mch gene encoding methenyltetrahydromethanopterin cyclohydrolase, protein MESLNRMAIELVDEALDYAEELNIGGYDLENESTVLDFGLEFDGGIEAGLLLTEIQTAGMATPSYELGELGDASIPYVELSTDQPALSLLCSQKAGWEVMTEDFEGLGSGPARALVAEEDEFRRIGYTDAFDLTALAVETEMDPTESVAEHVADRAEVETSSVFLLAYPTASIAGSITNAARAAELATFRLSELGYDPLDIVSATGRAPVAPVAGDERTAIARTNDAIAYGGRAHLTVREDADIFDSVPSTAAEDHGRPFGEVFDDLDWDFAEVPSDLFAPAAVTIDVIGGPTYVHGETDEELLVDSFEL, encoded by the coding sequence ATGGAAAGTCTCAATCGAATGGCGATCGAGCTGGTCGACGAGGCCCTCGATTACGCTGAGGAGTTGAACATCGGGGGCTACGACCTCGAGAACGAATCGACGGTACTCGACTTCGGGCTCGAGTTCGACGGCGGGATCGAGGCCGGGCTCTTGCTGACGGAGATCCAGACGGCCGGGATGGCGACGCCGAGCTACGAGCTGGGTGAACTCGGCGACGCGTCGATTCCGTACGTCGAACTGTCGACGGATCAGCCGGCCCTCTCGCTGCTGTGTTCCCAGAAGGCGGGCTGGGAAGTGATGACGGAAGACTTCGAAGGGCTCGGCAGCGGGCCCGCACGTGCGCTGGTGGCAGAAGAGGACGAGTTCCGCCGCATCGGCTACACCGACGCCTTCGATCTGACGGCGTTGGCCGTCGAGACCGAGATGGACCCGACCGAATCCGTGGCCGAACACGTCGCCGACCGCGCCGAGGTCGAGACGAGTAGCGTCTTCCTGCTGGCCTATCCGACCGCGAGCATCGCCGGGAGTATTACGAACGCGGCTCGAGCCGCCGAACTCGCGACCTTCCGGCTCTCGGAACTGGGCTACGATCCCCTCGACATCGTCTCGGCGACGGGCCGCGCACCGGTCGCGCCCGTCGCGGGCGACGAGCGGACGGCGATCGCCCGCACCAACGACGCGATCGCCTACGGCGGGCGCGCACACCTCACCGTTCGTGAGGACGCCGATATCTTCGATTCGGTGCCGTCGACCGCCGCCGAGGACCACGGCCGGCCGTTCGGCGAGGTCTTCGACGACCTCGACTGGGACTTCGCGGAGGTGCCGTCGGACCTCTTTGCACCCGCGGCGGTGACGATCGACGTGATCGGCGGGCCGACCTACGTGCACGGCGAAACGGACGAGGAACTGCTCGTCGACTCCTTCGAGCTGTAA
- the proC gene encoding pyrroline-5-carboxylate reductase, with the protein MVQTSVIGCGNMGSALIKGLHRSGNHTVTACDLDPDALEAVADYVDHTTSDIAEASDADVVIVAVKPDIVGAVLDDLDLSPEQTLLSIAAGVSTDYVEARTDANVVRIMPNLAAETGDMAAAVTADGVTDEVRELLDDVGEFAEIDEAKMDIATAVNGSGPAFVFYLIRAMADAGVEGGLEEGDAETLAAQTFKGAAETVLRSEQSVDELIDAVCSPNGTTIEGMEVLWDSDADADVAAAVAAAEERSGELAAEFGSEDDE; encoded by the coding sequence ATGGTACAGACGAGCGTTATCGGTTGTGGCAACATGGGGAGCGCCCTGATCAAGGGCCTCCATCGATCGGGGAACCACACGGTGACCGCGTGTGATCTCGACCCCGACGCACTCGAGGCAGTCGCGGATTACGTCGACCACACGACATCGGACATCGCCGAGGCGTCCGACGCGGACGTTGTGATCGTCGCGGTGAAACCGGACATCGTCGGCGCGGTCCTCGACGATCTCGATCTCTCGCCGGAACAGACCCTTCTCTCTATCGCCGCCGGCGTCTCCACGGACTACGTCGAGGCGCGGACCGACGCGAACGTCGTCCGGATCATGCCGAACCTCGCGGCCGAGACGGGGGATATGGCCGCGGCCGTGACCGCCGACGGCGTCACCGACGAGGTGCGCGAACTCCTCGACGATGTCGGCGAGTTCGCCGAGATCGACGAGGCGAAGATGGACATCGCGACCGCGGTCAACGGGAGCGGCCCGGCCTTCGTCTTCTATCTCATTCGGGCGATGGCCGACGCGGGCGTCGAGGGCGGCCTCGAGGAGGGGGACGCCGAGACGCTGGCCGCACAGACGTTCAAGGGGGCCGCCGAGACCGTCCTCCGCTCGGAGCAGAGCGTCGACGAACTGATCGACGCCGTCTGCTCGCCCAACGGGACGACCATCGAGGGGATGGAGGTCCTCTGGGACAGCGACGCCGATGCGGACGTCGCCGCGGCGGTTGCGGCGGCCGAAGAGCGCTCGGGAGAACTCGCGGCCGAATTCGGCAGTGAGGACGATGAGTAA
- a CDS encoding DUF4112 domain-containing protein, with product MAPDSSNDISSELERFEDDLPATVDEAALERMQTVANALDEGIRLPGTDFQFGIDPIVGILPGAGDTATAVVSLYIVAEAARMDVSQSTLLRMLANIGVDTLGGSVPVLGVVFDAFWKSNKWNLRLALEDLAEEGGQTDTEPKTVTID from the coding sequence ATGGCACCTGACTCTTCCAACGACATCAGCTCGGAACTCGAGCGATTCGAGGACGACCTTCCGGCGACCGTCGACGAGGCGGCGCTCGAGCGCATGCAGACGGTCGCCAACGCCCTCGACGAAGGGATCCGACTTCCGGGGACCGATTTCCAGTTCGGGATCGATCCGATCGTCGGCATCCTCCCGGGAGCCGGCGACACCGCCACAGCAGTCGTCTCGCTGTACATCGTCGCCGAAGCCGCCCGCATGGATGTCTCCCAGTCGACGCTGCTCCGCATGCTCGCGAACATCGGCGTCGACACGTTGGGCGGCTCCGTCCCCGTCCTCGGTGTGGTCTTCGACGCCTTCTGGAAGTCGAACAAGTGGAACCTCCGACTCGCCCTCGAGGACCTCGCCGAGGAGGGCGGACAGACGGATACCGAACCCAAGACCGTCACGATCGATTAA
- a CDS encoding putative RNA uridine N3 methyltransferase, translated as MTVSVLVPSSLSREAEDKREATRKLGYVARAATIFRADRLVVYPDRDGETGQFDGGFVSTVLRYAATPPYLRNEAWGMRDELEYAGVLPPLRAMSQTGSESTGSGSSRQGIVTEVGPEGRVRVNCGLQHPISLNVPPKMAVEEGERVTIRISSRRPVRAKLVDEPLPGLSIEQTDLQAALGREDAGVRIAASRFGAELTVGRLETLAGRTKRDGMTVAFGAPERGLPAILGIEESAIEASSGQDDAADNGVEPTADPGFDLWLNTVPDQGSEVVRTEEALFATLAPLSLRE; from the coding sequence ATGACTGTCAGCGTACTCGTGCCGTCGTCGCTCAGCCGAGAAGCCGAGGACAAACGCGAGGCAACTCGCAAACTCGGATACGTCGCCCGCGCGGCGACGATCTTCCGTGCTGATCGCCTGGTCGTCTATCCCGATCGGGATGGGGAAACCGGGCAGTTCGACGGCGGGTTCGTAAGCACCGTACTGCGATACGCCGCAACGCCCCCCTACCTCCGCAACGAGGCATGGGGGATGCGGGACGAACTGGAGTACGCGGGCGTCTTGCCGCCGCTCCGCGCCATGTCACAGACCGGCTCCGAATCTACCGGTTCGGGGTCGTCAAGACAAGGAATCGTGACCGAGGTCGGACCTGAAGGGCGCGTCCGGGTCAATTGCGGACTGCAACACCCGATCTCCCTCAACGTACCGCCGAAAATGGCGGTCGAGGAGGGGGAGCGCGTGACCATCAGGATCTCTTCGCGACGACCGGTCCGGGCGAAGCTCGTCGATGAACCCCTTCCGGGGCTTTCGATCGAGCAGACGGACCTGCAGGCAGCACTCGGCCGTGAGGACGCCGGCGTTCGCATCGCAGCCTCCCGATTCGGTGCAGAACTCACCGTCGGGCGGCTCGAGACGCTGGCCGGACGCACCAAGCGCGACGGGATGACCGTCGCCTTCGGCGCGCCCGAGAGAGGGCTGCCGGCTATCCTCGGAATCGAGGAATCGGCCATCGAAGCGTCGTCCGGACAAGACGACGCGGCCGATAACGGAGTCGAACCCACTGCCGATCCGGGGTTCGACCTCTGGCTAAACACGGTTCCGGATCAGGGAAGCGAGGTCGTTCGAACGGAGGAGGCTCTGTTCGCGACGCTTGCTCCCCTCTCACTGAGAGAGTGA
- the proB gene encoding glutamate 5-kinase: MSKGLTDAAVAETRQLAADADRVIVKAGTNSLTDEDSNLDDGKLDKLVDDIEDLLSRDKEVILVSSGSIGAGTGRIEQSSGTVEESQALSTVGQSLLMHRYTESFDRYDRKVAQLLLTQHDLENPERFTNLRNTIETLLDWGVVPIINENDAVATEEIRIGDNDMLSAATTMGVDADLLVTLTDVGGVYTGNPKEDDDAERIEAVGANYDEVQEIISESTSDGFGGIQTKVEGARDVSEHGIPAYIAKSTEPDVLEKIATAKPVGTIFLPINGGSDD; encoded by the coding sequence ATGAGTAAGGGACTCACGGACGCCGCCGTCGCGGAGACGCGGCAGTTGGCGGCCGACGCCGACCGCGTGATCGTCAAGGCCGGGACGAACTCCCTGACCGACGAGGACTCCAACCTCGACGACGGGAAACTCGACAAACTGGTCGACGACATCGAGGACCTGCTCTCCCGCGACAAGGAAGTCATCCTCGTCTCCTCGGGCTCGATCGGGGCCGGAACGGGCCGGATCGAACAGTCGAGTGGCACCGTCGAGGAGTCCCAGGCACTGTCGACCGTCGGCCAGAGCCTCCTCATGCACCGCTACACCGAGAGCTTCGACCGGTACGACCGGAAGGTCGCCCAACTCCTCCTGACCCAGCACGACCTCGAGAACCCGGAACGATTCACGAACCTCCGGAACACGATCGAGACGCTGCTCGACTGGGGCGTCGTCCCGATCATCAACGAGAACGACGCCGTCGCGACCGAGGAGATCCGGATCGGCGACAACGACATGCTCTCGGCGGCGACGACGATGGGCGTCGACGCCGACCTGCTGGTCACGCTGACCGATGTCGGCGGTGTCTACACCGGCAACCCGAAAGAAGACGACGACGCCGAGCGCATCGAGGCGGTCGGGGCGAACTACGACGAGGTCCAAGAAATCATCTCCGAGAGCACGTCCGACGGGTTCGGCGGCATCCAGACGAAAGTCGAGGGCGCACGCGATGTCAGCGAGCACGGCATCCCGGCCTACATCGCGAAGTCGACGGAACCCGACGTGCTCGAGAAGATCGCTACTGCCAAGCCCGTGGGGACCATATTCCTCCCCATCAACGGTGGGAGCGATGACTGA
- a CDS encoding PAS domain S-box protein produces MGASGSTPDAVRERIRDIFRQLDRPSTPITVAGVVTELDCTRRTARHHLRELTDLGELQSTEIHDGTRVWWQSGDRRGTDQSERRENDRRQRRKPNTTDREERERELERTERRFEAIFEDPNILVGLLEPDGTVVDVNGTAMEYVDTDLADVTGEPFWETPWWDEGDGAQSAVREWTERAAAGEYVEFEVDLTRLDGLQYTLDGVVRPVTNDDGDVVSLIVSSRDVTARKQHEHELEALERRYRTLVDNFPNGVVALVDEDLTYQTVGGSFPYTDTTTESLEGQSVATAVPSELAGELVPRYEAALDGESDAFEIELDGGFYQFHIVPVRDDDGDVFAALSMSQDSTERREYERRLEESERRYRTLAENFPNGSVTLFDDELVYTLVAGQGFADLSVDPATAEGRHVRKVWDDDTADELEPAFRGALAGEDRSVEFAYEDREWVAHVVPITDDQGNVVAGMAMIQDITDRKERERELTEYETIVETVNDGIYVKDRAGRFTMVNDAYASLTGYDREDLIGEHASLVVDEDAIEQSEAMRDAMSDGIETNPTMEAAIRTADGDTVPTEGTLSTLETGDGERKQVGVVRDITDRKERQQRLEESNERLEQFAYAASHDLQEPLRMVSSYLQLIEQRYADELDEDGREFIEFAVDGADRMRTMIEGLLEYARVDTRGESFEPVEVDAVLAAVRDDLQVKIDERDAEITATSLPRVEADSEQLRQVFQNLLDNAIEYSGDEPPRVSIDAERDGEEWLLSVRDEGIGIDPSDADRVFEVFQRLHTPDDHDGSGIGLALCKRIIDRHGGDIWIESEPGEGTIFYFTLPAPTDS; encoded by the coding sequence ATGGGAGCTTCAGGGTCCACTCCGGATGCCGTTCGGGAACGCATTCGGGACATCTTTCGGCAATTGGACCGGCCGTCGACGCCGATAACGGTTGCTGGAGTCGTTACCGAACTCGACTGTACCCGTCGGACCGCACGACACCACCTGCGTGAACTCACCGATCTCGGTGAACTACAGTCGACGGAGATCCACGACGGGACTCGAGTCTGGTGGCAGTCCGGGGATCGGCGGGGGACTGACCAATCCGAGCGGCGGGAGAACGATCGCCGACAGCGCCGGAAGCCCAACACCACCGACCGCGAGGAACGCGAGCGGGAACTCGAGCGAACCGAACGCCGCTTCGAAGCGATCTTCGAGGACCCGAACATTCTCGTGGGACTGCTCGAGCCAGACGGGACGGTCGTCGACGTCAACGGGACGGCGATGGAGTACGTCGACACCGACCTCGCGGACGTGACCGGCGAGCCGTTCTGGGAGACGCCGTGGTGGGACGAGGGCGATGGGGCTCAGTCGGCCGTCAGGGAGTGGACCGAGCGCGCGGCGGCCGGCGAGTACGTCGAGTTCGAGGTCGATCTCACTCGGCTGGACGGGTTGCAGTACACGCTCGACGGGGTCGTCAGGCCGGTCACGAACGACGACGGGGACGTGGTGTCACTGATCGTCTCGAGCCGCGACGTTACGGCGCGAAAACAGCACGAACACGAACTCGAGGCGCTCGAACGCCGCTACCGAACCCTCGTCGACAACTTCCCGAACGGGGTGGTCGCCCTCGTCGACGAGGACCTCACCTATCAGACCGTCGGCGGGAGCTTTCCATACACCGACACCACGACCGAGAGCCTCGAGGGACAGTCAGTGGCGACGGCCGTGCCGTCGGAACTGGCCGGCGAACTCGTCCCGCGTTACGAGGCCGCACTCGACGGCGAGTCCGACGCCTTCGAAATCGAACTCGACGGCGGGTTCTACCAGTTCCATATCGTCCCGGTGCGTGACGACGACGGCGACGTCTTCGCCGCCTTGAGCATGTCACAGGACAGCACCGAACGCCGCGAGTACGAGCGCCGACTCGAGGAGTCCGAACGCCGGTATCGAACCCTCGCGGAGAACTTCCCGAACGGGTCCGTGACGCTGTTCGACGACGAACTGGTCTATACCCTCGTGGCCGGGCAGGGATTTGCGGATCTCTCGGTCGATCCGGCGACGGCCGAAGGACGACACGTCCGCAAGGTCTGGGACGACGACACCGCCGACGAACTCGAGCCGGCGTTCCGTGGGGCGCTCGCGGGCGAGGATCGGTCCGTCGAGTTCGCCTACGAGGATCGGGAGTGGGTCGCACACGTCGTCCCCATCACCGACGATCAGGGCAACGTGGTCGCCGGGATGGCGATGATTCAGGACATCACCGACCGCAAGGAACGCGAGCGAGAGCTGACCGAGTACGAAACGATCGTCGAGACGGTCAACGATGGCATCTACGTGAAAGACCGAGCGGGGCGGTTCACGATGGTCAACGACGCGTACGCGTCGCTCACCGGGTACGATCGCGAGGACCTGATCGGCGAACACGCCTCCCTCGTCGTCGACGAAGACGCGATCGAACAGTCGGAAGCGATGCGGGACGCGATGTCCGACGGGATCGAGACCAATCCGACCATGGAAGCGGCGATCCGGACGGCCGACGGCGACACCGTTCCCACGGAGGGGACCCTCTCGACGCTCGAGACCGGTGACGGCGAGCGAAAGCAGGTCGGCGTCGTCCGGGACATCACCGACCGCAAGGAACGCCAGCAGCGCCTCGAGGAGTCCAACGAACGCCTCGAGCAGTTCGCCTACGCCGCCTCCCACGACCTCCAAGAACCGCTGCGGATGGTCTCGAGTTACCTGCAACTGATCGAGCAGCGGTACGCCGACGAACTCGACGAGGACGGCCGCGAATTCATCGAATTCGCCGTCGATGGCGCGGACCGCATGCGAACCATGATCGAGGGCTTGCTCGAGTACGCGCGGGTCGACACTCGCGGGGAGTCCTTCGAACCCGTCGAGGTAGACGCGGTCCTCGCAGCCGTCCGCGACGACCTCCAGGTCAAGATCGACGAGCGGGACGCCGAGATCACGGCGACATCACTGCCCCGCGTCGAGGCCGACAGCGAGCAGTTGCGGCAGGTCTTCCAGAACCTGCTGGACAACGCCATCGAGTACAGCGGTGACGAGCCACCCCGTGTCTCGATCGACGCCGAGCGCGACGGCGAGGAATGGCTGCTCTCGGTTCGCGACGAGGGCATCGGGATCGATCCGTCCGACGCCGACCGCGTCTTCGAGGTCTTCCAGCGCCTCCACACGCCCGACGACCACGACGGGAGCGGCATCGGACTGGCGCTGTGCAAGCGGATCATCGACCGCCACGGCGGCGATATCTGGATCGAGTCCGAACCCGGCGAGGGGACGATCTTTTACTTCACGCTCCCCGCACCCACGGACTCGTAG
- a CDS encoding HalOD1 output domain-containing protein codes for MQTELSPADGTDDLQYDQPNDRYVFRHDPDGTATITTTIVHALASIADTDVSQGEFSLYDSVDPDALDRIFSKKADGTERTGGHIAFTALEHEVYVYANGDVIIYPPAEAPRTPTTN; via the coding sequence ATGCAGACCGAACTCTCACCCGCAGACGGCACGGACGATCTCCAGTACGACCAACCAAACGACCGCTACGTCTTCCGCCACGACCCCGACGGCACCGCGACGATCACGACGACGATCGTCCACGCGCTCGCGTCGATCGCGGACACCGACGTTTCACAGGGGGAGTTCTCCCTCTACGATAGCGTCGACCCGGACGCGCTCGATCGCATCTTCAGCAAAAAGGCCGACGGCACCGAGCGAACGGGCGGCCACATCGCCTTCACGGCCCTCGAGCACGAGGTGTACGTCTACGCGAACGGGGACGTCATCATCTACCCGCCCGCGGAGGCGCCCCGAACGCCGACGACGAACTGA
- a CDS encoding 50S ribosomal protein L23: MSSAIEHPLVTEKAMNDMDFENKLQFVVNPDASKPEIRDEVEERFEISVENINTQVTMNGKKKAIVRLSEDDDAQEVASRIGVF, translated from the coding sequence ATGAGCTCGGCCATCGAACACCCGCTCGTGACCGAGAAGGCGATGAACGACATGGACTTCGAGAACAAGCTCCAGTTCGTCGTCAACCCGGACGCCTCCAAGCCGGAGATCCGGGACGAGGTCGAGGAGCGGTTCGAGATCTCGGTCGAGAACATCAACACGCAGGTAACGATGAACGGCAAAAAGAAAGCGATCGTCCGACTCTCTGAGGACGACGACGCACAGGAAGTCGCTTCGCGAATCGGGGTGTTCTGA
- the rpl4p gene encoding 50S ribosomal protein L4, protein MDATVRNLDGSDAGTVELPAVFETNYRPDLIGRAVRAAQANRKQDYGSDEFAGLRTPAESFGSGRGMAHVPRQEGRARRVPQAVKGRKAHPPKAEKDQSESINTKAKKLAVRSAIAATTDAELVAERGHEFDEDVETPVVVDDEFEDLHKTREVVDFLEVAGLADDIERADEGRSVRSGQGKARGRKYKTPTSILFVTSSETGPSRAARNLAGADVTTAAEVNAEDLAPGAQPGRLTVWTESALEEVADR, encoded by the coding sequence ATGGACGCAACAGTACGAAACCTGGACGGCTCGGACGCGGGCACGGTCGAGCTCCCGGCGGTCTTCGAGACCAACTACCGCCCGGACTTGATCGGCCGCGCCGTGCGCGCCGCGCAGGCAAACCGAAAACAGGACTACGGCTCCGACGAGTTCGCCGGCCTTCGAACGCCGGCCGAATCGTTCGGCAGCGGCCGCGGTATGGCCCACGTCCCACGACAGGAGGGTCGCGCACGCCGCGTCCCCCAGGCCGTCAAGGGACGAAAGGCACACCCGCCGAAAGCCGAGAAGGACCAGTCCGAATCGATCAACACGAAAGCAAAGAAACTGGCCGTCCGCAGCGCCATCGCTGCGACGACCGACGCCGAACTCGTCGCCGAGCGCGGTCACGAGTTCGACGAGGACGTCGAGACTCCCGTCGTCGTCGACGACGAGTTCGAGGATCTCCACAAGACCCGTGAGGTCGTCGACTTCCTCGAGGTAGCCGGCCTCGCGGACGACATCGAACGCGCCGACGAGGGTCGGAGCGTCCGCTCCGGTCAAGGGAAAGCCCGCGGCCGGAAGTACAAGACGCCGACGTCGATCCTTTTCGTCACCTCGAGCGAGACCGGCCCGTCGCGAGCGGCTCGGAACCTCGCCGGTGCCGACGTGACGACCGCCGCAGAGGTCAACGCGGAGGATCTCGCGCCCGGCGCACAGCCGGGACGGCTGACCGTCTGGACCGAGAGTGCACTCGAGGAGGTGGCCGACCGATGA